A segment of the Capricornis sumatraensis isolate serow.1 chromosome 8, serow.2, whole genome shotgun sequence genome:
CTGGCCGCCTCGTCCCTGCGCTGCGGATCCTGCTCCGGCATCTCCTGCGGGCAGAAAGAGTGGTTCGCAGCCCCGGCCACCCGCCCGCGATTCTCCGCCCACCCACTCCACCTCTGCCTTCCCAACTGCTCCCACCTTCAGCATCGCCTGCTTCCGCTCCTCTCCCGGGGTCACAAGGGCAAAGAGCGCGGTGCCCACGCCAGCCCCGGCGCCCAGCAGTGCGCCTGCGAGCAGCAGCTTGCGCAGGGTCTCCATGGTCGGCCGCGCGACCAGCGAGGCGACCTCTGGAGCCTCCAGTAGCCTAGCCAGGCCGCCGCGACGTCTCAATCTACGCAGGCTAGAGCGCCCCACACAAGAAACCATAGAGACGGGCCCGGGCTAGAGAGGACCTAACCAGAGACGTTTCGCATCTGAAGCATCTAGGTCTTAAGACTAGGTTTAGCTGAGAAGGTTGAGCACGTCAAGAGGTGTTGGGACCCAGGGCTGAGGGTGGGACCCCTTGTCATGAAATCCCGAGCAGGATTGCTAACGGGAGAGTGTCTTCATGGTTAATGTGAGTTTCACAATTGCCCAGTTCCAGAATGTCCAGCT
Coding sequences within it:
- the UQCC3 gene encoding ubiquinol-cytochrome-c reductase complex assembly factor 3 — translated: METLRKLLLAGALLGAGAGVGTALFALVTPGEERKQAMLKEMPEQDPQRRDEAARTKELLLATLQEAAATQENVAWRKNWMSGGGGRSA